Proteins encoded within one genomic window of Cotesia glomerata isolate CgM1 unplaced genomic scaffold, MPM_Cglom_v2.3 scaffold_39, whole genome shotgun sequence:
- the LOC123274507 gene encoding xylulose kinase gives MGDSGPTYLGLDLSTQQLKAIVVDDQLKVLDEAYVQFDNDLPEFRTYGGVINKKESASVAVAPCLMWVKALDMLLDKLRVCGVDFAKVQGISGCAQQHGTVYWSKGSRELLRNLSPDKFLHQQLCNAFATNYSPIWMDSSTSAECEILEQTVGGPQNLAQITGSKAYERFSGPQIAKIWRTRPDAYANTERISLISSFVASLLVGDYAPIDYSDGSGMNLLDIRTKDWNDQLLEASGPDLRGKLGETVPSYTNLASISSYYVERFGFSDQCRVIAFTGDNPASLIGMRLGKGDLACSLGTSDTLFLWLDDPKTLPEGHVLCNPLDKDAYMTMLCFKNGSFTRERIRDSAAGGSWQIFNELLDSTPRGNFGNIALYFDAPEIIPALVGDHRFNKADDKISRYSSKEVEVRALIEGQFIAKRAYAEDFGFVIASNSRIIATGGASANKTMLQVLADVFNAPVYTTEVANSAVLGAAYLAKYALHRDKNNFQEITKYIPEPQLLCTPYSDAESIYKPMVARYRRIVAQLLKQNASS, from the exons ATGGGCGATTCGGGCCCAACATACCTGGGCTTGGACCTCAGCACTCAGCAg CTGAAGGCTATCGTCGTGGATGATCAGCTGAAAGTACTTGATGAAGCTTATGTTCAGTTTGACAATGATCTACCGGAGTTcag aacATACGGaggagtaataaataaaaaagaatcgGCAAGTGTAGCTGTAGCGCCATGTCTCATGTGGGTGAAAGCATTAGATATGCTCCTGGACAAACTCCGTGTTTGCGGTGTAGATTTCGCCAAGGTCCAAGGCATTTCCGGCTGTGCCCAG CAACATGGGACGGTATACTGGAGCAAAGGGAGCCGCGAGTTGCTGAGGAATTTGAGCCcggataaatttttacatcaaCAACTTTGTAATGCTTTTGCTACAAACTATTCACCGATTTGGATGGACTCAAGTACTTCTGCTGAGTGTGAAATCCTTGAACAAACCGTCGGTGGTCCACAA aacTTGGCACAGATAACAGGATCGAAAGCTTACGAAAGATTCTCAGGCCCTCAAATAGCTAAAATTTGGCGAACTCGTCCAGATGCTTATGCTAATACAgaa AGAATATCATTAATAAGTAGCTTTGTGGCGAGTCTCCTCGTCGGCGACTACGCACCGATTGATTATTCCGATGGCTCCGGTATGAATCTTCTTGACATTCGTACTAAAGATTGGAATGATCAGCTCTTAGAg GCTAGTGGACCAGATTTACGAGGCAAACTTGGCGAGACTGTGCCCTCGTATACGAATCTCGCTTCAATCTCAAGTTACTATGTTGAAAGGTTTGGCTTTTCCGATCAGTGTCGAGTGATTGCTTTTACTGGTGACAATCCTGCTTCTTTGATCg gAATGCGATTGGGCAAAGGTGACTTAGCCTGCAGTTTAGGTACAAGTGACACTTTATTTTTATGGCTAGATGATCCCAAAACACTGCCTGAAGGACATGTTTTGTGTAATCCTCTAGATAAAGATGCTTATATGACTATGCtatg CTTTAAAAATGGATCGTTTACACGTGAAAGAATACGAGATAGTGCAGCGGGTGGCTCGTGGCAAATATTCAACGAGCTTCTAGACAGCACACCGCGAGGTAATTTTGGAAACATCGCTCTGTACTTCGACGCTCCggaaataattccagcgctcGTTGGCGATCATAGGTTCAACAAAGCCGATGACAAAATATCGAGATACAGTTCCAAAGAAGTGGAAGTGAGAGCTCTTATTGAAGGGCAATTTATAGCCAAGAGAGCTTACGCTGAAGATTTTGGATTTGTTATTG CTTCCAACAGCCGTATTATTGCTACTGGTGGTGCGTCAGCCAACAAAACTATGCTGCAGGTTCTTGCCGATGTATTTAATGCTCCAGTTTACACAACT GAAGTCGCCAATTCTGCAGTACTAGGTGCAGCTTATCTAGCAAAATACGCTTTGCatagagataaaaataattttcaagaaattacTAAGTACATTCCTGAACCACAACTTTTATGCACGCCGTACAGCGACGCTGAAAGT atatATAAGCCAATGGTGGCGCGTTATCGAAGAATTGTTGCACAACTATTGAAACAAAATGCCAGtagctga
- the LOC123274508 gene encoding protein Peter pan — MGRRKKGKCVRKNKQMDSQESEDLVRAPHSFVIHRGIPGDHIVELTKDFRRVLEPFTASSLKERKKNSIKDFVSVSSVLHVSHMCIFSRTELGMYMKLCRIPRGPTLTFKIINFTLARDVISAMKKQMVFEEAFKNFPLVIMNNFSGAAGKDEDNKDNVKGDDDEDDDDKAHDAHIKLMATTFQNMFPSINITKINLSTVRRCVCLNYNPADKSIDFRHYAIKVVPVGLSRGVKKLVQAKIPNLSKCQDYSELLSKGTLSESEAEDDPESHVTLSQELSSRGNHAKGKSAIRLYELGPRLTMQLIKVEDGLLDGKVMFHEHIHKTDEEIQTIEKLREKKKRLKEKRKRIQEENKRKKEEQKEEHKEKSLEGIKKKKEAVKNESDILLRKFAKESYQETKQEDDDDAQYYRDEVGEEPDKDLFQKNTAGKRKSYTPNYKPKNKKEKQSNDEAKFKRKKVKFSKDVKK; from the exons ATGGGTCGCCGTAAGAAg gGAAAATGTgtgagaaaaaataaacaaatggaTAGCCAAGAATCTGAAGACTTGGTTCGAGCGCCCCATTCATTTGTCATACACAGAGGAATTCCTGGTGACCATATCGTTGAGCTTACCAAGGATTTCCGTAGAGTTCTGGAGCCATTCACAGCTTCGTCGCTCAAGGAGCGCAAAAAGAATTCAATAAAGGATTTTGTGTCTGTTTCCAGCGTTCTTCATGTCAGTCATATGTGCATATTCAGCAGAACGGAGCTGGGAATGTATATGAAGCTCTGCAGAATACCTAGAGGTCCAACGTTGACGTTTAAGATAATAAACTTTACACTAGCGAGGGATGTAATTTCTGCGATGAAAAAGCAAATGGTCTTTGAAGAggctttcaaaaattttcctttagttattatgaataatttcagTGGAGCTGCTGGTAAAGATGAAGATAACAAGGATAATGTTAAAGGcgatgatgatgaagatgatgatgataaagcACATGATGCACATATTAAATTGATGGCAACTACTTTTCAAAATATGTTTCCTAGTATTAATATAACGAAA attAATTTAAGTACAGTAAGACGTTGTGTTTGTCTTAATTACAATCCCGCAGATAAATCAATCGATTTTCGTCATTATGCTATCAAAGTTGTGCCTGTTGGTCTATCGAGAGGAGTCAAAAAATTAGTACAAGCTAAAATACCTAATTTATCGAAATGCCAAGACTATTCCGAGCTTTTATCGAAAGGTACTCTATCCGAAAGTGAAGCTGAAGATGATCCTGAAAGTCATGTAACGTTATCACAAGAATTATCATCGCGTGGTAATCACGCGAAAGGTAAAAGTGCAATTAGATTGTATGAGTTGGGACCAAGATTGACAATGcag ttaattaaagtTGAAGACGGCTTACTGGATGGTAAAGTAATGTTCCACGAACATATCCACAAAACAGATGAAGAGATTCAAACCATTGAAAAATTACGTGAGAAAAAGAAACGATTGAAGGAAAAACGTAAGAGAAttcaagaagaaaataaacgtaaaaaagaAGAACAAAAAGAGGAGCATAAAGAAAAATCTTTGGAAggaataaagaagaaaaaggaaGCTGTGAAAAACGAGAGCGATATTTTGTTGCGGAAATTTGCGAAGGAGTCGTACCAAGAGACTAAACAAGAGGATGATGATGATGCGCAGTATTATCGCGATGAAGTTGGAGAGGAGCCAGATAAAG atcttttccaaaaaaatactGCTGGCAAACGAAAAAGCTACACCCCGAATTACAAACcaaaaaataagaaagaaaaacaaaGTAATGATGAAGCGAAATTTAAAcgtaaaaaagttaaatttagtaaagatgtaaagaaataa
- the LOC123274505 gene encoding splicing factor 3A subunit 1, with the protein MPGQDAVAVQLLPPETEEPSAPSSQPIVGIIYPPPEVRNIVDKTASFVARNGPEFESRIRQNELGNAKFNFLNFGDPYHAYYQFKVKEFKEGKAQDPVGGTAPRGVTLGTHQKQQEILKSVEQPFVPKDPPPEFEFIADPPSISALDLDIVKLTAQFVARNGRQFLTNLMNREQRNFQFDFLRPQHSLFQYFTKLLEQYTKVLIPPKDLLPRLRDESYNMEKILEDVKYRSEWLKYQEAQRRKEEEEMERERVAYAQIDWHDFVVVETVDYQQFEVGNFPAPTTPDEVGARVLMQERIEEGEDVEMQIESDGDDEMPNRSDMDKERTAKDNNQVQDMEEDSSDDETSTMEMLSLDSQKARDARANRDSMQPPPLPPTPGNVVVRKGYDPKQHSIKAAKPASNEEYLISPLTGERIPPNKVQEHVRIGLLDPRWVEQRDKHIDKVAQETVFAPGTAIEASLKQLAERRTDIFGVGDEETAIGKKIGEEDKKKDDKVTWDGHTSSVEAATRAARANITLEEQIHQIHKVKGLLPDEEKEKIGPKPVVSRANELTHMAAVASKPQATLKAPPKPPVPKPMPVQAQPPPPPPQIAIPPTMAMPQPPMIPQPPMMMMAPMPPIRPPPLMTPAISPFMPAPPAMQPPLPAPMTMKHPSEMPLEEEPPTKKLRTEDSLINEQQFLARNKGPVQLNIAVPSMTEKTEWKLHGQTLTITLQPNEIIATVKARIHEQTGMPPGKQKLQFEGMFFKDSNTLAYYNLVSGNVVNLLPKERGGRKK; encoded by the exons ATGCCTGGACAAGACGCGGTGGCGGTCCAATTACTGCCACCAGAGACAGAAGAACCTTCGGCACCGTCATCACAGCCAATTGTTGGCATCATCTATCCTCCACCGGAGGTTAGAA ATATTGTCGACAAAACTGCGAGCTTCGTAGCGAGGAACGGCCCGGAGTTTGAATCCAGAATTCGTCAAAACGAATTGGGCAATgctaagtttaattttttaaacttcggTGACCCGTATCATGCATACTATCAATTCAAAGTTAAGGAGTTCAAAGAAGGCAAAGCCCAAGATCCTGTTGGTGGTACTGCTCCAAGGGGTGTTACTCTCGGTACACACCAGAAGCAGCAAGAGATTCTCAAGTCTGTGGAACAACCATTTGTACCAAAAGATCCACCACCagagtttgaatttattgctGATCCGCCGTCTATTTCAGCACTTGACTT agACATTGTTAAGTTAACAGCTCAATTCGTAGCAAGAAATGGGCGTCAATTCTTAACAAACTTGATGAATCGCGAGCAGCGTAATTtccaatttgactttttaCGGCCCCAACACTCTTTATTTCAGTACTTTACAAAATTATTGGAACAGTATACAAAAGTGTTGATTCCACCAAAGGATTTGTTACCCCGATTGAGAGATGAGTCTTATAATATGGAGAAAATATTGGAAGATGTTAAGTACCGATCTGAGTGGTTAAAATACCAAGAAGCCCAGCGCCGTAAAGAGGAAGAAGAGATGGAGCGTGAACGAGTCGCTTACGCCCAGATTGATTGGCACGATTTTGTCGTCGTTGAAACTGTTGATTATCAGCAGTTTGAAGTTGGTAATTTCCCGGCTCCAACCACTCCAGATGAGGTCGGTGCTCGTGTTTTGATGCAGGAACGTATTGAAGAAGGAGAAGACGTTGAAATGCAAATAGAGAGCGACGGCGATGATGAAATGCCGAACCGCAGTGACATGGACAAAGAAAGAACAGCCAAGGACAATAACCAAGTCCAAGATATGGAAGAAGACTCGAGTGACGACGAGACTAGTACTATGGAAATGTTGTCGCTTGATTCACAAAAGGCACGCGATGCTCGAGCTAACCGAGATTCTATGCAACCACCTCCGTTACCACCGACACCAGGCAACGTGGTTGTTAGAAAAGGATACGATCCAAAACAACACAGTATTAAAGCAGCTAAACCAGCTTCTAATGAAGAGTATCTCATTTCTCCGCTTACTGGTGAACGTATTCCTCCTAACAAGGTCCAAGAGCACGTAAGAATTGGTCTGTTGGATCCACGCTGGGTTGAGCAGCGTGATAAGCACATCGATAAAGTCGCTCAAGAGACTGTATTTGCACCTGGTACTGCTATTGAAGCGAGTTTGAAACAACTTGCTGAGCGTCGTACTGATATTTTCGGTGTTGGAGATGAAGAGACAGCCATTGGTAAGAAAATTGGCGAAGAAGACAAAAAGAAAGACGATAAAGTTACTTGGGACGGTCATACATCAAGTGTCGAAGCTGCTACTCGAGCTGCAAGAGCCAATATTACTCTTGAGGAACAAATTCACCAGATCCACAAAGTCAAGGGATTGCTTCCGGACGAGGAGAAAGAAAAGATTGGACCAAAGCCAGTCGTAAGTCGTGCAAATGAATTGACACATATGGCAGCAGTTGCTTCTAAACCACAAGCTACTCTGAAAGCTCCGCCGAAACCACCAGTACCCAAACCAATGCCGGTACAAGCTCAACCTCCGCCACCACCTCCACAGATCGCTATTCCACCGACGATGGCTATGCCTCAGCCGCCAATGATTCCTCAACCaccgatgatgatgatggctCCGATGCCTCCAATCAGACCTCCACCACTCATGACTCCGGCTATTTCTCCATTCATGCCAGCTCCTCCGGCTATGCAGCCACCGTTGCCCGCTCCGATGACTATGAAGCATCCGAGTGAAATGCCCTTAGAAGAAGAGCCACCGACTAAAAAACTTCGCACGGAAGACTCGCTTATCAACGAACAACAATTCTTGGCACGCAACAAAGGACCTGTTCAACTGAACATCGCTGTGCCTTCAATGACCGAAAAGACCGAGTGGAAACTCCATGGACAAACTTTGACTATTACTTTGCAGCCTAATGAAATTATTGCTACTGTTAAGGCTAGGATTCATGAACAAACTGGAATGCCTCCAGGCAaacaaaaattacagtttgag ggtATGTTCTTCAAGGACAGCAATACACTCGCTTACTACAACCTGGTCAGCGGTAACGTTGTCAATCTATTGCCGAAGGAGAGAGGAGGAAGAAAGaagtaa
- the LOC123274506 gene encoding mothers against decapentaplegic homolog 3, which yields MFMFWSKRTILTKRLLKAQVCREYETECETQENTSQHIARVSNILAEASACSDTVVGGSGKTVSSLPGSRGTVPVSQPQAKRQTSSSGGGGSGPKIHQVCCGGADSQDESDEDDEEDNNEDELEDSKEDSLNDKIEREARERLNRCKELLKTLKENQLEMLLMAIESCGADLGSCVLVARRPIHNSSSQLDITNGDQQPDPYRRRNSKRKSRHHHPLRHRHSHRQFPRVRSRCRRCELHQGYNKDTQLLDESSSLALTGAAAGDDERCLTGENSRTDFLLTSSAAHLLSCQIWRWPDISLTSQLKKLPLCHSTKDPSYVCCNPYHWSRLCKPESPPPPYCLIPAKRGATKCEASSYAIQTNSADTRHCGNNIIVPSRLPESLTTDGEERGDGHRRKEWCTLAYWELGGRVGRLYPVESSTISVFDSLHDGDGLCLASLAENHDSVDDAKTTRSKIGLGLVLSQEDDGVWAYNRSSNPIFVNSPTLDDPESRTLLVYRVPPGSCLNIFDRAKNLPSRYTYSNGSEGGGVSGAGGANSGGPVDMYSVRISFVKGWGPRYKRQEITSCPCWLEVLLAPCR from the exons ATGTTCATGTTCTGGAGCAAACGGACGATACTGACTAAACGTCTGTTAAAGGCTCAAGTCTGTCGGGAGTATGAAACCGAATGTGAGACTCAAGAGAATACGTCGCAACACATTGCTCGCGTGAGTAACATATTAGCAGAGGCATCAGCTTGCTCCGACACGGTAGTGGGTGGATCCGGTAAAACGGTATCATCGCTACCGGGGTCCAGAGGAACTGTGCCAGTAAGTCAACCACAAGCCAAACGACAGACATCTTCATCCGGGGGTGGCGGGAGTGGCCCTAAAATCCACCAGGTCTGCTGTGGAGGAGCCGATTCCCAGGACGAGAGTGACGAAGACGACGAGGAGGACAACAACGAAGACGAGCTCGAGGATAGTAAAGAGGACAGTCTTAACGATAAGATTGAGAGAGAAGCCCGGGAGCGTTTGAACCGGTGCAAAGAGCTTCTCAAGACTCTCAAGGAAAACCAGCTGGAGATGCTGCTCATGGCCATAGAGAGTTGCGGCGCCGATCTCGGCTCGTGTGTTCTCGTCGCCCGTAGACCCATTCACAACTCTTCTTCTCAGCTGGACATCACCAATGGGGATCAGCAGCCGGATCCTTACCGGCGTCGCAATTCCAAGCGAAAATCCCGGCATCATCATCCTTTAAGACACCGTCACTCGCACCGACAATTTCCTCGCGTACGATCAAGGTGTCGCCGCTGCGAGCTGCACCAGGGCTACAACAAAGACACCCAGCTTCTGGACGAGTCTTCTAGCCTCGCTCTTACTGGTGCCGCCGCGGGCGACGACGAACGCTGCTTAACCGGGGAAAATTCACGGACTGATTTCCTGCTAACTTCATCAGCGGCCCACCTTCTCTCCTGCCAAATTTGGCGATGGCCTGATATATCTCTCACGAGtcagcttaaaaaattgccgCTCTGTCATTCCACGAAAGATCCCTCCTACGTTTGCTGCAATCCCTATCACTGGAGCCGGCTCTGCAAACCTG AGTCGCCACCACCCCCGTATTGTCTTATCCCAGCGAAGAGAGGTGCAACAAAATGCGAAG cTTCTTCTTATGCCATTCAAACAAACTCAGCGGACACAAGACACTGTGGGAATAATATTATAGTGCCTTCGAGACTTCCGGAGTCGCTCACCACCGACGGAGAAG AGCGTGGTGACGGGCATCGACGAAAAGAATGGTGTACTCTTGCTTACTGGGAACTTGGTGGTCGTGTTGGAAGACTTTACCCCGTGGAGTCATCAACAATAAGTGTATTTGACTCGTTACACGACGGCGATGGACTCTGCTTGGCCAGTCTTGCTGAGAACCACGATTCTGTCGACGATGCTAAAACTACACGCAGTAAAATTGGTCTAG GTCTCGTATTGAGCCAAGAAGACGATGGTGTATGGGCGTACAACAGATCCAGTAATCCAATATTTGTAAATTCTCCGACACTCGATGATCCGGAGTCACGTACATTATTGGTTTACCGTGTTCCTCCTGGATCATGTTTGAACATATTCGATCGAGCAAAAAATTTACCATCACGTTATACTTACAGCAACGGGAGCGAAGGAGGAGGAGTAAGTGGAGCAGGAGGCGCCAATTCAGGTGGTCCTGTTGACATGTACTCTGTGAGAATAAGCTTCGTAAAAGGATGGGGACCCAGGTACAAGCGACAAGAGATAACATCGTGTCCGTGCTGGCTTGAAGTTTTATTAGCACCGTGCAGGTGA
- the LOC123274510 gene encoding uncharacterized protein LOC123274510 produces MIFASPAVVPSGFTCSGDEKTNGRKQWYGDKVVRVKKRTRGVLLASPSWRRDSRRRRNAVGTSTEDRRTRLSDWRRGLDFALTPAKPSRRTGDSYPKFLSQRWHHNCGVQDSQLLA; encoded by the exons ATGATCTTCGCATCACCAGCAGTGGTACCCTCGGGGTTCACTTGCTCGGGGGATGAGAAAACGAACGGAAGAAAACAGTGGTACGGAGACAAGGTGGTGCGGGTTAAAAAAAGGACAAGGGGTGTCCTGCTGGCGTCACCCTCCTGGCGTCGAGACTCCCGTCGGCGTCGCAACGCCGTCGGGACGAGCACCGAGGACCGACGGACGAGGCTGTCTGACTGGCGCCGCGGATTGGACTTTGCTTTGACGCCAGCTAAACCGTCGCGCCGAACAGGCGACTCCTATCCCAA ATTTCTTAGTCAACGCTGGCACCACAACTGTGGCGTCCAGGATTCCCAGCTACTGGCTTAA